In Salmo trutta chromosome 37, fSalTru1.1, whole genome shotgun sequence, the following proteins share a genomic window:
- the LOC115176704 gene encoding protein JTB isoform X1: MSDSRMFSILTLLLVVPASLSVHGAISGEEYPTTEISTTSLHCWQEEEFSILTVCKKSWAPCARTGFIEKINCAKSNKVEYKSCRSSQMDERLFWRFEGIMMCLTVVLVVIARQRTLDHLASEMVRRQILSI, encoded by the exons ATGAGCGATTCCCGAATGTTCTCGATCTTAACACTGCTCCTGGTAGTACCTGCGTCACTTAG TGTCCATGGTGCTATTTCAGGAGAGGAATACCCTACTACAG AGATAAGCACAACATCCCTTCATTGCTGGCAAGAGGAGGAGTTTTCGATTTTGACAGTGTGCAAG AAATCATGGGCGCCGTGCGCCCGAACTGGATTCATAGAAAAGATCAACTGTGCAAAGTCCAACAAAGTTGAATACAAGAG CTGCCGTTCCTCTCAGATGGATGAGAGACTATTCTGGAGGTTTGAGGGGATCATGATGTGCCTAACGGTAGTCTTGGTGGTTATAGCTCGTCAGAGAACCCTGGACCACCTGGCTTCTGAAATGGTCCGCAGGCAGATCCTGTCCATATAG
- the LOC115176704 gene encoding protein JTB isoform X2 translates to MVLFQERNTLLQKSWAPCARTGFIEKINCAKSNKVEYKSCRSSQMDERLFWRFEGIMMCLTVVLVVIARQRTLDHLASEMVRRQILSI, encoded by the exons ATGGTGCTATTTCAGGAGAGGAATACCCTACTACAG AAATCATGGGCGCCGTGCGCCCGAACTGGATTCATAGAAAAGATCAACTGTGCAAAGTCCAACAAAGTTGAATACAAGAG CTGCCGTTCCTCTCAGATGGATGAGAGACTATTCTGGAGGTTTGAGGGGATCATGATGTGCCTAACGGTAGTCTTGGTGGTTATAGCTCGTCAGAGAACCCTGGACCACCTGGCTTCTGAAATGGTCCGCAGGCAGATCCTGTCCATATAG